A region of the Oligoflexus sp. genome:
TCGCCATCCTCGTCACGGTCGGCGGACTGAGCGGATTCGTCCTGGGTCGCAGTGCAGCATCAGCCGCGCTTCTTCTCTTCATCGTTTTGCCCTCTCAAACTTTGAAGGCCCACGGCTCCCATGAGCATAAAAAAATCGCGGCACCGCCACCAGCTGAAGTCAAAAGCAAAGAAGGCTATCGTCTGGAGATGGATGTCGTGACTCCAGAGCCGCGCGTCGGTGAACTCAGCGAGATCATCGCCCGTTATCAGAATGCCGAGGGCGAGCTGCAGGCGGCTCTTTTTCATATGGAAGTGAAGCAGCTGGAACATGATCACGTTGTTTTCTCCAGCGATGTCTCCGCTCCTGATGGCCTACTTCACTGGGAGGGTCAGTTCTTCGATGGTTCACCGCACCGCGTGTCGTTGACTGCGAAACCGCTCATGGAAGAGAACCCAGGCCACCTTATAAGAATAGAACGCGATGTGGACGTCACCGGAGTCGAACCTCCTTTGCGTTCCGTGATCAAATCCTTCGGTCTTCTCATGGCCATCACCGCGCTCGCACTTGTCCTGGGCCTGCTCCTTGGACGTTACTTTCCTCAGCAGAAGGGCAGGCTCACGTGAAAGATGAGCGGCTCATAGATCAGGTCATCGGCCAGGACCATGCTGTTGCCGTGGTACGACTCGCCGCGAAACAAAGGCGCTTCGTTCTTTTGATCGGTGAACCCGGCACCGGCAAGAGTCTCCTTGGCCGTTCCATGGCCGAACTGCTGCCGCCAGTCGACGCCTACTGCGTGGCCAGCATGCCGAATTCCAGCGATCCATCCTGTCCGCACGTCATCTGTCGGCCGCGTTCAGAAATAGAAAGCGCCTGGAATAAAACGCGGCTCCAGGAAAAGCGCGAGCACTTCAGCCACAATTATCTTTTGGCTCTCGCAGCGCTGGGCATCATCCTCGTCTGCGGTTGGCTCATCGTCCGTGATCAGTCTTATGGTTTTGCTCTTGCGGGCCTCTTCGCTCTCGCCTGGCTTTGGCGGCAAAGAAAAATTCCAGCACCACACCCGCCCCTCCGCAGCGCGAAAATCCTGGTCGATCGTCCGGCTGGTCACGCCCCCTTCATTGATGCCACGGCCAGTCGTGAAGGTGCGCTCTTTGGTGACGTGCGGCATGATCCCTATCAATCCGGTGGCGGGGAAAGCCCTCCGCATGTGCTGGTCGAACCCGGCGCTGTGCATCGGGCGCATGGCGGCGTGCTCTATATAGATGAAATCGGAAACCTGCCGGTCGATGCTCAGAAACTTTTGCTCACGGCCATTCAGGATAGGGCCTTGCCCATCACCGGACGTCAAAGCGGATCGAGCGGCACACTTATCCGCAGTGAGCCGGTTCCCTGCAACTTTGTTCTGGTCGCAGCAGGCAATGGGGACTGTCTGAAAAACATCATACCGGCCTTGCGTTCCCGTATTCTGGGCTACGGCTTTGAAGTCCTGACCGCCAGCACCATGGCCGACACGCCTGAACATCGGCGTGATCTGGAACGCTTCGTGGCTCAGGAAGTCCGAAAGGACGGCCGCATTCCTCCCTTCACGCCCGAGGCCCTGACGGAAATTGTCGCAGAAGCCCGCCGGCGAGCCGCCACGAAAGGCCAGCTGACAACACGTTTGCGGGAATTGGGTGGACTCGTGCGCATAGCCGGAGATTTGGCCGTCGAGGAAGGCGAGGCCTGGGTTCATGCATCGCATGTGCGAAAAGCCCAGTCTTATGCTGCATCCATTGAAGAGCAGCAAACCATGCAGCGCATCGGGGACGCTTCTTTCAGTGGGTTGAAACCAGAGCTTCCTGCGCGTCGGGCGCACAACTTTTCTGTGACCCAGCCGTCGACGCTTGCGTCATTTCAAAACGCTGATCAATAACACAGGGACAAGTCAGTCCCGCGACAGGACGTTCGATCACAGCATTCCGCTTGAAAAGACTCGACCAACACAGCGTGTGAAAAACAAGGCCCAGCATTAAAACCAGTGAAATAGCTGAAAATTTCTTGAGAGATCGGAGGTGGTCATCCCCGTTCATAGAAAGCCCCTTCGCATTTGTCTCCCTAACTTATCAGTTGGAACTTTTTTTTCTACGAATGCGAGGGGCTCATGGGTAAAAAAATGTGCAATTTTTAAAGGCTGCGTAAATTTACTGTTGAGACTGCTTGTCGGAATTACTCAGTCGTCATCATCATTTTTGTTCTGAATGCTGACATTCTGATCCTGCGTGGAAAGGCTCGGCGTCGTGTTTGTTATTTCAGGATGCCTGATTTTGCCGCCTTCATGTCCCACCCAGGCCATCAGACCTGTCGTCAGAATAACCGCCATCGCAGTCCCTCGTGTGGCGGGTACCAGCCAGGCTTCTTTTTTTCTGCTCACGAGCCAGCCCAAAGCCGCCAGACCTGACGTGGCCAGCGCGGCGACCAAAGCCAGCTCCGCCGACTCTTCATGCTGCTCGATCAGATTCTCAGAAATTCCTGCCTGTCGTTCCAGAGTATCTTCGGCCGGCTCGCCGGTCCAAAAAGCTGGGAGCGCGAGCAAACCTAAAAACATAGCAGCCAGGAGGGCGAGGCGTTTATAGTCGGACCTTCGCGTGAAGCTGGCCATAAGTATGATAGGTACGAATAGGACAAAACCGATGATGGGAAGATGATTGACGATCAGATGTAATTGGGCTCCGTTGAACATAATGATGTCCTCCTTTGAGTTTCATCATCGTCCCTATTTTTTGTTTCGTATCTAGGACCAAAGGCTTACACTTATCTTGGCAGTTATATTCACGAGTTATGCGACACACTGAGGCTATGGCCCTATGACAGAAAAAGTTGGAAAAGATTCTCTCTTCATCGCGGCCATCTTCGTTGTGATTGCGATAGTAATTCTCATTGATGTCATCAATGATCTTGGGGCCGGTGGAAGTCTCATTCATGTCGGGCTTGAAATAGGCGTCGTGGGTCTGGCTCTGATGGCGCTGAGCTGGATCGGGATTCGAAGTTTCCGGGCGATGCAGGATAGGATTGAGGTTTCTCAGCAGCGTCTTCAGGAACTGGAAGTCGAGGCCGCGCGATGGCGCGAGCAGGTGGCGCGTCTCAAGCCTAATTTGGAGGATGCCCTGACCAGGCAGTTCGCCACCTGGAAATTCACCGAGGCGGAAGAGGAGATCGCCCGGCTGATTCTGAAGGGACTTTCGAACAAGGAAATCGCCGAGGTGCGCGCGAGTTCCGAGAAAACGATCAAGCAGCATACGACGGCGATTTATAGGAAGAGTGGTTTGACCTCGCGGTCCCAGATCGCGGCTTTTTTCCTGGAAGACCTTTTTTAGGGCTGATCCGGGTTGAAATTCTGCACACCGACATCCAGATTTTTCTCACTTTTTTCTTAATAAAATTCAAAAGATCAAAGAAAAATTCGTAAATCGCTAAAGGCGGTATAAAGAAGTCCATGCACACAGCCGATAAGGTTTCCAATGGAGGGATCCACATGAAGGCTCGCATGGGTTTTACCTGGACCTTAGTCATCTGCGGCATGATTTTGATCACGTCCTGCCTGAAGGCACCCAAACGAATCGAGATCAAATCCGACGATGCCGCCTCGTCCGTCCCGACTGAAGTCGAGCCTGCTCAAAATTCCGAATCGAAAGAGGATACCCAGGCCGTTACCGGCCTCGCCGCCCTTCATGCCGATCAAAAATCCTGCGTGGGCTGCCACGAAAAAAACCGTCCGGCGCCCATGCATTATGGGAAGGAAGACTGCGCGACCTGTCATAGCTTTCCGAGCTTCACCGAACGAAAACTCTTTACGCATATGCCGAAGCCCCAGACCTGCGAAACCTGTCATGCGCGTCCTGCCACCGCAGGCCTGCGTGCGTATCCCAACCAGGGTCCCCCTGTTGGCTTCGATCCTAATAACAAAGCAGCGCCCGGTAGCGGCCATTACGTTGGCAAAGACTGCGCGACCTGCCATGCAACACCAGCGGAAGGTGCGATGACCTTCACCTTCTCGCACAGCACGCCCAAGGCCGATTTCTGTCTGCCTTGCCATTTCAACGATGGACGGGGCGAGCATCCCAACGATCCGGCCATCATCCTCCGGGACTTTGGGAACTGTTTCAGCTGTCATAAGAATTTCGATCGGAATGCGACTCGGAATTTTGATACGGCTGGGGGTTGACGCCAGCTTGCTGATAGAGACTTCGACGAAGGCGTGGCGCCCCTCGAAGTCTTTCTACTCATCGAGGCGCGCGATGAGCCAAGGACCACCTGTGTGAATCCAAAGTCTTCCTAAACGATCAACCTTGATCCAACAATAATAAGAGTTTTGCGAACTATAGGATCGAATTTGATCAGGTGTGAGGGCTGCTATCCAATCACCACTGGATGTCCTTTTGAGGATGCGGCCATCTCCAACCCAGGCGAACATGATTCCGGAGTCATTCCCTGAAAGATAGAAATCAGAATGCGGGGCGTTGAAAGATTCCCATTTGCCTTCACGTGTATTCCCTAAAAAATGTATCGAGGTGCCGTCCTCCTGGACGGCAGTCATGAGATAGAAATTGGAACTGATTTTTCTAACAAAGTGCATCGTACTCTTAGCAAGGTCTACTAGCCCGATAACTTCGGGATTAAATCGGCTCAAAACTATTCTGCCATCAGCTGCGGAGTCAGCCCAATAGAAAGAAGATTTTGTTTTAAAAACAATACGGCCCCGGTATTTCAAAATACCGGAAACGTAATCGGTTTCCTCAGCAGGAAGGTCCTGGCTTTGTATTTTCCCATTTATAACCCTGTGCACTTGCTTGGTATAGCCAGAGACATGAAACCAGACGGCGCCGTCTTCTGATTCCTCGAAGGAGTCGAAGGATATTTGGTCTTCCAAAGGTTTCGCGTTGAGCAGGGTAAATGTCGACGCATTTTTGGGGCGAAACCAAAGATCAGTCAAATTTGCAGAATAAATCGTACCATCGCTTGATTCGAAGTTAATGTAATGTTCCGCTCCTGTTGGAAGACCATGACTCTCCTGCTGCCAAGTTCCGTCTTTAAACTTGTAAATACCATGGTCGAAAAATGCCATCTTCAAGTCCCCTTCAGCATCCTCCCAAGGCAAAGGCAACATGCCATGGGATAGACCCAGAATGTTTTGATCGTAAGTCACGACAGGTTGAGCCTTAATACGATGAATTGTGGACGGGCCATTTCGTCCAAAAGATGCATTCAGCCAGAGGGCGCCATCCTTATCCCTATAAATGCTACTTAAGTTGTTCAGAAAAGCCTGAGTTAAGGTTGATGGCCAATGTTTCACATGGGACCCAGTGGCAATATAGAACCCGTCTGCTGGAGCAGCCCACACATGGATCGGGCTTCCCGAGCTCTTGATAGGTGCGAACGCTTCTGTCCCTCCATAACCAGGGTTCAAACGTGCGAATATTTTATAGTCAAAATGCTCAAATTCAGGCAGAAGCTGCCAATCAAGAGACATTGGATTCAAAAAGTATCGTTCGCAAACAATCCTTCCATCATGCGCTAAAGTAGGCGTGCATGGGATCGTTTGGCCGCTTTTTCCCTTAGGTAGAGTTATCGGTTCAAAGGAATTCACGTCAGTGAAATAGCCAAAAACTTTTTCCTGCAAGGACCATGCATAAACCCAAACCCTGTCCGCACTGTCAGCGAAAATCGAGCCTAATGACAGTTGCCGATCTTGCATGAAACTAACCGCTGGCTGCCAGCGAGGACCATTACTCCAAACAAAGAGCCGATTGTCACATAACTGCCAGAAACGATTTTGGAAGTCGATCACTACTGGAAAATAACATGACTGCCCTTGCAGAAGAAGTTCCGGCTTGGGAATCCCTGCTCCCCATTTCTTGCCATCAAAGTGATAAATATAATTGGAATTCGCACAGTAGAAACCGGATTTTGCAATATTCACAAATGAACATGGATTGGGCAACGATGGATCTGGCGCCGGAATAAATTCCCAG
Encoded here:
- a CDS encoding response regulator transcription factor, giving the protein MTEKVGKDSLFIAAIFVVIAIVILIDVINDLGAGGSLIHVGLEIGVVGLALMALSWIGIRSFRAMQDRIEVSQQRLQELEVEAARWREQVARLKPNLEDALTRQFATWKFTEAEEEIARLILKGLSNKEIAEVRASSEKTIKQHTTAIYRKSGLTSRSQIAAFFLEDLF
- a CDS encoding ATP-binding protein; the encoded protein is MKDERLIDQVIGQDHAVAVVRLAAKQRRFVLLIGEPGTGKSLLGRSMAELLPPVDAYCVASMPNSSDPSCPHVICRPRSEIESAWNKTRLQEKREHFSHNYLLALAALGIILVCGWLIVRDQSYGFALAGLFALAWLWRQRKIPAPHPPLRSAKILVDRPAGHAPFIDATASREGALFGDVRHDPYQSGGGESPPHVLVEPGAVHRAHGGVLYIDEIGNLPVDAQKLLLTAIQDRALPITGRQSGSSGTLIRSEPVPCNFVLVAAGNGDCLKNIIPALRSRILGYGFEVLTASTMADTPEHRRDLERFVAQEVRKDGRIPPFTPEALTEIVAEARRRAATKGQLTTRLRELGGLVRIAGDLAVEEGEAWVHASHVRKAQSYAASIEEQQTMQRIGDASFSGLKPELPARRAHNFSVTQPSTLASFQNADQ